The genomic window CGACCGCGTTCGCTGGACATATGCCACTCACACGCCGCGTGACGGGATAAAACGGTCGCTCGGATCAGTCCGGTGACGATCGGTCTCGTCGGCGATCGGACTCGAGCGGTAGTCGAGACCGCCCTCGCCGAGCGCCTTCGTCGCCCGCCGGGCCGACTACTGCGCTCGCTCGAGTCCGGGGACGTCGGCGTCGTCGTTCTCGAAGAAGGCGAGCCCGTGGACGCGGCTGTCGGGGGTGAGTTCGGGGTGGAACGCGGTGCCGACGACCGACCCCTGTTTCACGGCGACCGGCCGGTCGTCCCACGAGGCGAGCACCTGTGCGTCCCCGCTCGCGACGTCGTCGATGGCCGGCGCGCGGATGAATACCGCCGGATAGGGGTCGTCGTCGGCCAGGCCGTCGACCGTCAACGGCGCCTCGAAGCTGTCCTTCTGGCGGCCGAAGGCGTTGCGCTCGACGGAGACGTCGAGCAGTCCGAGTTCCTCGACGCGGTCGTCGTTCGGCTCGCTCGAGGCGACGATCAGTCCGGCACAGGTCGCCAGCAGCGGCTTGCCGGCGGCGACGTGGTCTCGAATCTCGGGGGCGATCCCCTCGCCGTGAAGGAGTCGGGAGATGGTCGTCGACTCGCCGCCGGGCATCGCCAGCAGGTCGCAGTCGGGGACGATCCCGGACTCGCGGATCTCGCGGACGGTGACGTCGCGGTCGCGGGCCGCGGCGGCGCGTTCGATGGCGGCGGCGTGTTCCTCGACGTCGCCCTGGACGGCGACGACGCCAGCGGTCAGTGACATGGCCGCGGCTAGGGAGGGGGACGGCAAAAAGGTCGCGTCACCGGTCGTTCTTCGTCACGTGCAGAACGCAACCGGTTTCTCAACCTCGCTACACCTCCGACCCTCAGTGCCGGCTGGAAGAATGTCTAATCCGCTACTATATGGTGGATCACTGCTGACTATCGAACGAATCACTCGAACCGGAGAGCGGTTCTCACGGCGAGTACTGCCGATAGCGAGAGGGTCGGGCGGACCGCCCGCGCCTCGAGATGCCGTGACTGAACGCAAATAAAATCGTTTTTATATATGTATCATTGATACACGGCTATGATAGACTCTGGCGTATCACTCGGTCTCATCGGATACGGTGCGATCCTCCTCATCCTGTTATTGGTAATCCGAAAGCGACTGTACGTGATCCCCACGTTGATCGTAGTGCCTGTCCTCGCCGCGCTGGTCGCCGGATTCTCGTTTCAGGAGATCGGATCGTTCGCGGAGGAGGGGCTCCAGGGAATCGTCGGTATCACGGCGATGTTCGCGTTCGCCGTCTGGTATTTCAGCATCATGCGCGACAACGGGCTGTTCGACCCGTTCGTCGCGCGGATCGTCGACAGCATCATCGGGAGGCCGGCGCTGCTCACGGTCGGGACCGTCGGACTCGCGATGATGACGCATCTGGACGGCGCCGGCGCGACGACGATGCTCATCACGATTCCGGCGTTGCTACCGCTGTACGACGCGCTCGATGTCGATCGACGGATCCTCGCCGCGCTCGTCGCCCTCACCGCCGGGACGATGAACATGCTCCCGTGGGGCGGACAGGTCGTCCGCGGTGTCGCGGCGATCGATCCGGCGACCGTCTCGAATATTTTCAACCCGATGATCCCCGCACAGGCCGCCGGAATGCTCTCCGTCTTCGGTATCAGCGCCTACTTCGGACGACAGATCCGGAAGGATCTGGATTCCGTCACCGCCTTCGAGGGCGTCGACGAGGAGTCGCTCATCGACGAGGCGATCGACGGTCGCGAGATCGAAATCGACTGGAAGTGGGCCTTCAACCTCCTGCTGACGGTCGCGGTCCTCGGCGCGCTGATCGCCGGCGTCACGTCCCCGGAGGTCTCCTTCATGATCGGCGTCGTCATCGCACTCGTCGTCAACGTACCGGAGTACGAGCGGCAGAAGGAGGTCCTCGAGTCCTACGCGCCGGACGTGATGACGTACGTCGGCATCCTCTTCGCCGCCGGCGTGCTCATCGGCGTGCTCGAGGAGAGCGGGATGATCACCGAGATGGCGAACATTCTGGTCCTGCTCATCCCCGACGCGCTCGGCGCGCACCTCCCGGTCGTCGTCGCGATCGTCTCGCTGCCCGCCCGACTCCTGTTCAGCCCCGACGCCTTCTACTTCGGCGTGCTGCCGGTTCTCGCCGAGACGAGCGCGGCGTACGGTCACGATCCGGTCGCGGTGGTGCGCGCCTCGCTCGTCGGCCAGACCGTCGGCTTCCCCGTGTCACCGTTTACGGGCGCGACGTACCTCCTCATCGGGCTGGCGGGGGTCGAGCTCGGTGAACACATCAAGTTCACGCTCCCGCTCATGGTCATCCCGTCCGGCGTGATTCTCCTCGTCGGGCTGCTGCTGGGTGCGATTCCCCTGTGAACGGCCCCAGCGGTCGCGACCATCGCCGTAGGCCGTCCGGAGAGATGTCCCCGAGTCCACGGCGGTGACGGCTGCCGGTCGACCCGTCCGACGCCGTCGACCGGCTCGCTCGATCGCTATTCCGTCCGCAGTCGAATCCGAATCCCGTCGGGGTCGCCGCACTCGAGACCCTCTTCGCTCTCCTCGACGGTCACGCCCGCGGCCTCGAGTCGATCCCGAATCCGCTCACGCGCCTCGCTCGAGGGAACGACGAGGTCGAACCGAGAGAGGCCGCGAGCGTCGGCCGGCGCGGGACTCGAGCGCCCGTTCCAGGTGTTGAGACCGAGGTGGTGGTGGTAGTCGCCGGCGGCGACGAACAGCGCTTGCGGGGTGGCCGTCTTCACGTCGAAGCCAAGCGCGTCGACGTAGAACGCGCGGGCGGTCTCGAGCGACGAAACCTCGAGGTGGACGTGACCGAGGGTCGTCCCGTCCGGGACGGTGTCGCCGACTCCGTCGTCGGCGGCGGCCGCGACCGACTCGAGGTCGAGCGGCCACGAGCCGATCTGGATGCCGCCCTCGCCGTCGCGGGGCCACTCCGCTCGCGGGCGGTCGCGGTAGAGTTCGACCCCGTTCCCCTCGGGGTCGTCGAGGTAGAGCGCCTCGCTGACGCCGTGGTCGGACGCGCCGGTGAGCTCCCAGCGATCGCGGACGCGGCCCAGCGCGTCCCCCAGCGCCTCGCGGCTGGGGAGCAGGACGGCGTTGTGATAGAGTCCCGTGGCGTCGGCCGGCCGCGGTCGGGCGTCCGGCGCGTGTCGTAACTCGAGCAGCGGCGCGTCGCCGGCGCCGAGCACCGTCACCGACGCGTCCCGCGAGCGCACCGAGAGGCCGATCACGTCCCGGTAGAACGCCACCATCGCCGATTCGTCGCTGACCGTCAGTACGCTCCGACCGAAGCGAGTCGCCGCCGGCAGCGGGTCCCGAAAGTCGCTCATACGGTGGATACGCGCCGCTCCCATATAGGCTGTCTGACCGCGCAGTCAGATAGCGAGCGAGCCGCGAGCGGCCGATAGCGGAGCGATACCGCTGCTCGAGCGCGGTAGTGGGTGTCGAGAAGTGGGCGTCGGTCTACGAGACGAACGTCAGCAGCTGTACCAGCACCCCGATCATCACGCCGGTCGCGATGACCGTCTTGGGGTCGATTTTGATCGCATTCGAGTCCTCGGAGTCGAAGTACCGGACGAGTCCGGCACTGGACATCAGCCCACCGCTGTTCTGTCCTTTATCCATACCCGCCACTATGGGCCGGTGGAACTAAATCTTTCGTCCGGCGGTATCACTGGCGTCACTGCTTGCGGCAATCGTATACCGGTGGGAAACCCTTATGCGCGCCGCGTCGGAACTAGCGATGAACCGATGACTGTCACACTCAAGGACTTCTACGCTGACTGGTGTGGCCCCTGTAAGACCCAGGACCCGATCCTCGAGGAGCTCGAGGAGGACTGGGAGGGCCGATTTGAGGTCGAGAAGATCAACGTCGACGAACAGCAGGACGTCGCCAACGAGTACCAGGTTCGCTCGCTGCCGACCCTGATCATCGAGAACGACGACGGCATCGTCGAGCGCTTCGTCGGCGTCACCCAGCGCGACGACATCGAGGACGCGCTCGAGTCGGCCGGCGCGTAAGCGACCGGGCTCCTCGAGTCTCCGTTTTCGCGAGAACACGTCCCGACCAGCGGCGCCGCTGGCGTCGCCTACGGTTCGTCCGAGTCGATGTCGTCGGCACCGGTCTCGCCGTCGGACGCGGGCTCGTCGTCAGCGCCGAACGTCTCGTCGGCCGGCGGCTCTTCGGTGGCGCCGAACACGTCCTCCGAGTCCGCCTCGTCTGTCTCGTCTCGCTCGTCCGTTTCGCCCGTCTCGTCGACGGGGATCTCCTCGTCGGCGTCCACCTCGGCGGCGTCGCTCCCGTGAATGACGTCCGTTCCGTCGGCTATTTCGACGGTGGTGACGGTGTCCGCGTTCGTCCCCGATTCTCTCGCCGCCGATTCCTCGAGGTCGAACTCGTCGGTGGCGAGCTCGTCGCCGCCGACGCTGACCGTTCCGTCCTCGATCTCGATGACGACACCGTCCTCCTCCGGTCCGCGACCGATCAACTGATTCGCGGTCGACTCGACCTCCTGGTTGACCGACCAGACGAACCGCAGCACCGACTCGAGTTCGTTGCCGGCTTCGCGGACGCCGCGCTGGGGGGAGAGTTCGCCGAAGCTCCGGGCGCCCTCCGGGTGGAGGTACTGGATCGGGTGGTCGTTCGGAACCTCTCGCAGGTCGACGTCGAACGACCAGACGTAGGGGAGCAACTGGATGGCATACCCCTGCGGTTTCGGCGCTTTGCGACCGATGGCCGTCGAGGCGACGCCGATGGCCGTCGATCCCGAGTCGGTATCGTAGTAGACGCCGGGAAGGCCGGGTATCGAAACACGCATACGCGAGCCAAGGGGTCGGCTACGGGTGAGTCTACAGCCGGCACCTGCTACCTCACTTTTAAGTGATTTCCGGCGACCGACGCCCGTTCAGAAGCCGTCGGCGAACTTGTCCCGGCGGTTGACGTCGATCTCGCTGATACTCGAGCCCTTCCGACTCGCGGCGAAGCGAATCGCCTCGGCGACCTCCTCGGGGTCACTGGCCTCGTCCTCGTCGAAGACCTCCTCGAAGGTCGACCCGTCGGTGGTCTCGAACTCCGAGCGCACCTCGGCGGGGTTGACCACGGTGACGCCGACGCCGTCGTCGCCGACCTGCGCCGCGACGCTCTTGGCGAAGCCGCGGGTCCACCACTTCGTCGCTGCGTACACTGGATTGAACGACCGCGGGTACTGACCGGCGAAGCTCCCGACGAAGATCAGGTGGCCGTCGCGCTCGCGGACGTGCGGGATGGCGGCCCGCGTCGCGTAGAAGAGGCCGTCGACGTTCGTCTCCTGCATCGTCTCGTAGTCGTCGGTCGACATCGATTCGACGTCGCTGCCCCGCGAGAGCCCCGCGTTGTTCACCAGCACGTCGATCCCGCCGAAGGTCTCGACCGTCTCCTCGATCAGCGCATTCACGTCGTCCTCTTCGCGGACGTTCGTCGGAACGACCAGCGTCTCGACGCCGTGCTCGGCCTCGAGGTCGGCCGCCAGTTCCGTCAGGCGGTCCTCGCTGCGGGACGCGAGGACGACGTCGGCGCCCGCGGCGGCGAACGCGCGGCAGGTCGCCGCGCCGATGCCCGCGCTCGCGCCCGTGACGATCGCCGTCCGCTCCGTGAGGTCGGTCGCAACCATAGTCGATACTCACGCGAGCGACCCCTAAAACGCGCGGGTTGCGGCACGCTCGTCGCCGCTCGCCGACTATCTCGGGGGCCGTTTCCACTCGAGTACCGTCAGCCTCGAGGCCGAGTCCAACCCGGTGACGGTCCGGCTGTTGGACCGGCATCTGGCATCTGGCGGTCGTCGTCACCGCCTACTGAGATTCACCGTGACGGGCGTCGGCCTGTTCGCGGTCGCGAACAGCGTGACGGTGATCGCGTTCGGTGAAGGACTGTTCCGATGGCACGTGGCTGGGTTGGGACCGTTCTCGTCGACGGTTCCGTGGTCGAATCCGATAACGGGACTCCCACGACTCGTGGCAACGACGACTCGTGGCAACGGGGATTTCCACACCCTCCCCAACCGATTCGTCCTCACTGCGTTCGGTCGCTCATCCCTCGCGGATCGAGCCGCGGCTCACTGTGCGTTCGCCGCGGCTCCGCGCGCCATTCTGCCGCTCGAAAGGAGGAGAGACACGTGGGCTCGAGCACCGGCTCGAACGCTACTCCGAGAACGGACGGCCTGATTCAGCCGCGTCAGTAGCCCTCGAGTTCGTACAGGTCGCCGTACTTCGAGGTGACGTACTCGAGGAAGTGGTCGGCGGTCAGTTCCTCGCCGGTCGCGCGTTCGATCAGCTCCTGAGTCGTGTACCGCTTGCCGTGCCGGTGAACGTTCTCGCGGAGCCAGCCGTTGAGTTCGTCGAAGTCGCCCTCGCGAATGTCGTCGTCGAAGTCGCCCAGTTCGTCCTCGGCGGCGGCGTAGAGCTGTGCGGCGAGCACGGAGCCAAGCGAGTACGTCGGGAAGTAGCCGAAGGAGCCGTGGGACCAGTGGATGTCCTGCAGGCAGCCCTCCGCGTCGGTCTCGGGCCGGACGCCGAGGTACTCCTCGTACTTGTCGTTCCAGACCTCGGGGACGTCTTCGACCGCGAGGTCCCCCCGAATCAGGTCGCGTTCGATCTCGAAGCGGATCACGATGTGGAGGTGGTAGGTGAGTTCGTCCGCCTCGACGCGGATGAGGTTGTCGTCGTACACCTGATTGGCGGACTCGTAGGCCGCCTCGGGCGAGACGTCCTCGAGGGAGGGGAACCGCTCGCGGGCGATCGGCAGGAAGTGCTCCCAGAAGGGACGGGAGCGGCCGACGTGGTTCTCCCAGAGCCGCGATTGGGACTCGTGGACCGAGAGGTCCCGCGCTTCGCCCAGCGGGGTGCCGTAGCCCTCGTCGGGAAGCCCGAGCGTGTAGTTGGCGTGGCCGAACTCGTGGATCGTCGACGTGATCGAACCCAGCAGGTCGTCCTCCTCGAAGCGGGTCGTCACGCGGGCGTCGAACTGCGTCCCCGAGGAGAACGGATGCGGCGCGGTGTCCAGCCGACCGCGGTCCCAGTCGTAGCCGAGCGAGTCGAGGACGTCGCGGGCCAGCGCCTCCTGATCGTCGTCGTCGAACTCCCCCGCGAAGGCCTCGGTCTCGAGGTCCGTGTCGCTCTCGTCGATCGCGTCGATCAGCGGCACCAGCTCCTCGCGCAGGCGTTCGAGGACCCGTTCGGCCGTCTCGAGGTCGATGTACGGCTCGTAGTCCGAGAACAGCACCTCGTAGGGGTCGGCGTCGGGGTCGATGTGATTCGCGTACTCCCGTTTCAGCTCGACCAGCTTCTCGAGGACGGGCGCGAACTCCTCGAAGTCGTCGTTCTCCTTGGCCCGCTTCCAGGCCGGGTGGGCGTTCGTCGTCGCCTCGGAGATCTCCTCGACGAGGGCCTGCGGGACGCTGGTCTCGCGGTCGTACTTGCGCCGGACCTCGCGGACGACGGCGGCTTGCTCCGCCTCGAGGTCGCTGTCTTCCAGCTCCTCGAGCAGCTCGCCGGTCTCGTCGGCCGTCAGCAGTTCGTGGCTGATCGAGGACAGCGCCGAGAGCTGTTGCGCTCGGGCGGGGGTCCCCTCGTCGGGCATCACGACTTCCTGGTCCCACTGGAGGATACCCGACGCGTTCGAGACGTTCGCGATCCGCCGCACGCGCTCTTCGAACGCCGCGTAGCTGTCGTCGGCCGCCTCGTGCTGGGCCTGATCGGTCGCCATGGGCGACTGCTACACGCGGGCGCCGTATCAACGTCGCGGTTCCGGCGGTTTCACGGCCCTCGTCGTCGCGCCCGGTTCGGGTCCCCGCTGTTCGCGAGCCGTCGACCGAACCGCCGCTTCGACCGACCCGATCGGTCGCCTCGAGTCCGCCGAGCGAGAGCTGTCGCGATCGATGACAGTGCCACCGTCGTCTCATCGGCCCGTTGCGGCGATGTGTCTCCGATATCTGCGACCGATGACCGATGTATAGAACTTGCAAGCAGTGGACTGTTCGGGCCATCTGACGTGTATTCGGGTACAATGGTCGCTGCATCACCAATCGGATCGGCAATCGTCTTCATCGTGAGCCTGCTGATCGGTGCACTGGGAATCTACATCGGCGCCCGCGTCATCGTCGGGTCCGACGATTACGACCACGCGATCGTCACCGCGTTGATCGGCGCGATCGTCTGGGGACTCGTCGGCTTCTTCGTGGGCTGGATACCCCTGCTCGGGCCGTTGCTGGCGCTGCTGGCGTACATCGCCGTGATAAACTTCCAGTACCCCGGCGACTGGACCGCCGCGGCGATGATCGGTCTCGTCGCCTGGGTGACGGTCCTGGTCGTCCTCTACGGCCTCGCCGCGCTCGGGATCACCGCCTTCGACGCCGTCGGTATCCCCGGCGCCTGATCGCGTCTCCGTGGCGATTTCGGTGTGTTTTCCCCGGCTTCGGCCCGGTTCCCGGGCCAGTTCGGTGTCCGCGACGGAAATCACCGCGCTTCGAACGGCCGGATAGTACGCTTCGGGCAGCCAGTAGTCCCATAGACGTAAACGGATCCACGCCGAATCACGACCATGGACACTCGCATTCTCGTTCCGACCGACGGGAGCGACTCCGCGAGGGCGGCCCTCGAGCACGCGCTCGACATCGCCGCCGATCAGGACGCGATCGTGCACGTCCTCAACGTCGCGGACACGAACGAGCCGAGTCTCACGCGTCTCGGCACGCAAGTCGTCGACGCCTTAGAGGAGGAGGGCGAGGGGATCGTTTCGGCGGCCGCCGAACTGGCCGAAGAGCGCGGCGTGCCCGTCAGCACGCACGTCGTTCAGGGCGAACCGCGCGAGACGATCGTCCGGTTCGTCACGGCCGGTAGTGACGAGTCGCAGCCGGACCACGCGGACGGCGTCGCGTTCGATTTCGTCGTCATGGGCGCCCACGGCCGACGCGGACTGGGAGAGTACATCCTCGGCAGCGTCACGGACTACGTCGTCAACCGGAGCGAGGTGCCGGTGCTGACGGTTCGCGCGGCCGACGACGCGACGGTGACGTATCCCTATACCGACGTCCTCGTGCCGACCGACGGGAGCGTTCACGCGACCGCGGCGGTCGAACTCGGAGCGCGGTTCGCCAACCGCTGTGGCGGAGCGTTGCACCTGCTGTCGGTCATGGACGAACTGCCGGAAGTCGCCGACGCGGAAACGGCTCCGCTCCCCGAGCAACTCGAGGAGAACATCCAGGAGGTGCTCGACGACGACGCGGCGACCGCCGAGGCGGCGGGCGCCGGCGACGTCAGGACCGCCATCGCGACCGGCTCGGTGCCTCGAGAGGTCATCTCGTACGCCGACGACGAGGAGATCGATCTCATCGTCATGGGCACCCACGGCCGGACCGGTCTCGACCGGCACCTGCTCGGCAGTTTCACGGAGCGCGTCATCCGCACGTCGCCGGTTCCCGTTCTCACGACGCGTCGCCCCGACGAGATGGACTGAGTCCGACCGTTCGCGATCGGACCGGTACCGCGATCAGTTCGAGTTCGAAAAGCGGACAGTCACCGCCAGCGCACCCGACAACGGAGACGAGAAAGCCTATAAGCGGACCGGAGAGCGTCCTACGTAGCCAACTGACGGGTCCGACCCGTCGTTCTACCGATGGACACTCGAACGATCGCTGACGGGGGTGACCGGCCATCGAGCGACAGACGCTGATCGCTCTCGGAGCCGTCGCCGTCGTGCTCGCCGTGCTGGCCCTCGGACCGACCGCCGCCACGTCGTCGGGCGGCCACGCGGCCGACCGACAGGAAACGCTGGTGACTACCGAGGGCGAGTCGTCGCTGTGGCCGTACACGAGCAGCGGGACGAGCTTCGAGGAGCGGACGCTCGCGATCAACGTGCTGATCAGCGGCGATCCGGCGGAGACGCGCCGCCACCTGGAAGAACGGAGTCGCGGCGACTGGAACGAGACCGCGCCCGAAGAGGAGGACGTGAGCGAGACGGACTCCGAGGAGGTCGTCGGGACCGAAACGGCCTGGAGCAGCGCCGACGGCTCGACGCGGTACGTCTACGTCTCCACGGACGACGAGTCGGCCGAGGGCGTGTGGCTCGACGAGAGCTATCAGCTCCACGACGGCGACTATCTCGGCTCTCGCGAGCACATCCGCGCCTACGAGTCGCCCGATCCCGACGAGGAGTGGACCGCGATCCAGGCCCACAGCGAACACTGGGACTGGTTTCGACTCAGTCACACGGTCGACAGCGCCGAGGACTCACAGCGATACGTCGAACGCGAGTTCATGGATCGGCGATACGTGTCGAACGTCTCGCGCGTTCACCTGGGCAACGGCCGCGGCTTCGATTCCGACGGCTGGGTGACGGTCGTCGACCTCGAGAACGGCGGACCGCCGTTCCACTTCGCGCTCGTCGGCCTCCTCCCGGGCCTGCTGCTCGCGAGTCGAGTATCGACGCGGACCTCGTTCCCGAATCCGCTCGC from Haloterrigena sp. KLK7 includes these protein-coding regions:
- the pdxT gene encoding pyridoxal 5'-phosphate synthase glutaminase subunit PdxT is translated as MSLTAGVVAVQGDVEEHAAAIERAAAARDRDVTVREIRESGIVPDCDLLAMPGGESTTISRLLHGEGIAPEIRDHVAAGKPLLATCAGLIVASSEPNDDRVEELGLLDVSVERNAFGRQKDSFEAPLTVDGLADDDPYPAVFIRAPAIDDVASGDAQVLASWDDRPVAVKQGSVVGTAFHPELTPDSRVHGLAFFENDDADVPGLERAQ
- a CDS encoding citrate:proton symporter is translated as MIDSGVSLGLIGYGAILLILLLVIRKRLYVIPTLIVVPVLAALVAGFSFQEIGSFAEEGLQGIVGITAMFAFAVWYFSIMRDNGLFDPFVARIVDSIIGRPALLTVGTVGLAMMTHLDGAGATTMLITIPALLPLYDALDVDRRILAALVALTAGTMNMLPWGGQVVRGVAAIDPATVSNIFNPMIPAQAAGMLSVFGISAYFGRQIRKDLDSVTAFEGVDEESLIDEAIDGREIEIDWKWAFNLLLTVAVLGALIAGVTSPEVSFMIGVVIALVVNVPEYERQKEVLESYAPDVMTYVGILFAAGVLIGVLEESGMITEMANILVLLIPDALGAHLPVVVAIVSLPARLLFSPDAFYFGVLPVLAETSAAYGHDPVAVVRASLVGQTVGFPVSPFTGATYLLIGLAGVELGEHIKFTLPLMVIPSGVILLVGLLLGAIPL
- a CDS encoding VOC family protein, translating into MSDFRDPLPAATRFGRSVLTVSDESAMVAFYRDVIGLSVRSRDASVTVLGAGDAPLLELRHAPDARPRPADATGLYHNAVLLPSREALGDALGRVRDRWELTGASDHGVSEALYLDDPEGNGVELYRDRPRAEWPRDGEGGIQIGSWPLDLESVAAAADDGVGDTVPDGTTLGHVHLEVSSLETARAFYVDALGFDVKTATPQALFVAAGDYHHHLGLNTWNGRSSPAPADARGLSRFDLVVPSSEARERIRDRLEAAGVTVEESEEGLECGDPDGIRIRLRTE
- a CDS encoding preprotein translocase subunit Sec61beta — its product is MDKGQNSGGLMSSAGLVRYFDSEDSNAIKIDPKTVIATGVMIGVLVQLLTFVS
- a CDS encoding thioredoxin domain-containing protein: MTVTLKDFYADWCGPCKTQDPILEELEEDWEGRFEVEKINVDEQQDVANEYQVRSLPTLIIENDDGIVERFVGVTQRDDIEDALESAGA
- a CDS encoding SDR family oxidoreductase, whose amino-acid sequence is MVATDLTERTAIVTGASAGIGAATCRAFAAAGADVVLASRSEDRLTELAADLEAEHGVETLVVPTNVREEDDVNALIEETVETFGGIDVLVNNAGLSRGSDVESMSTDDYETMQETNVDGLFYATRAAIPHVRERDGHLIFVGSFAGQYPRSFNPVYAATKWWTRGFAKSVAAQVGDDGVGVTVVNPAEVRSEFETTDGSTFEEVFDEDEASDPEEVAEAIRFAASRKGSSISEIDVNRRDKFADGF
- a CDS encoding carboxypeptidase M32, encoding MATDQAQHEAADDSYAAFEERVRRIANVSNASGILQWDQEVVMPDEGTPARAQQLSALSSISHELLTADETGELLEELEDSDLEAEQAAVVREVRRKYDRETSVPQALVEEISEATTNAHPAWKRAKENDDFEEFAPVLEKLVELKREYANHIDPDADPYEVLFSDYEPYIDLETAERVLERLREELVPLIDAIDESDTDLETEAFAGEFDDDDQEALARDVLDSLGYDWDRGRLDTAPHPFSSGTQFDARVTTRFEEDDLLGSITSTIHEFGHANYTLGLPDEGYGTPLGEARDLSVHESQSRLWENHVGRSRPFWEHFLPIARERFPSLEDVSPEAAYESANQVYDDNLIRVEADELTYHLHIVIRFEIERDLIRGDLAVEDVPEVWNDKYEEYLGVRPETDAEGCLQDIHWSHGSFGYFPTYSLGSVLAAQLYAAAEDELGDFDDDIREGDFDELNGWLRENVHRHGKRYTTQELIERATGEELTADHFLEYVTSKYGDLYELEGY
- a CDS encoding universal stress protein, coding for MDTRILVPTDGSDSARAALEHALDIAADQDAIVHVLNVADTNEPSLTRLGTQVVDALEEEGEGIVSAAAELAEERGVPVSTHVVQGEPRETIVRFVTAGSDESQPDHADGVAFDFVVMGAHGRRGLGEYILGSVTDYVVNRSEVPVLTVRAADDATVTYPYTDVLVPTDGSVHATAAVELGARFANRCGGALHLLSVMDELPEVADAETAPLPEQLEENIQEVLDDDAATAEAAGAGDVRTAIATGSVPREVISYADDEEIDLIVMGTHGRTGLDRHLLGSFTERVIRTSPVPVLTTRRPDEMD